Proteins encoded within one genomic window of Oncorhynchus keta strain PuntledgeMale-10-30-2019 chromosome 12, Oket_V2, whole genome shotgun sequence:
- the nop16 gene encoding nucleolar protein 16 has translation MPKAKKKRKGNTFDYSKDRKKLKKQFKKRETPRIECPQIRNAWSDKKSVARNLRDMGLAFDPNRALPIKTPAIAAVGRTEDAPAPKLVRKPYVLNELVAEASLPEKDTKTLSTDLIEYVQYMVREHSENYKAMARDEKNYYQDTPSQIRRKVDQYKRCHPEEYTTFMESLKGGKAVST, from the exons ATGCCTAAAGCCAAAAAGAAAAGGAAAGGAAACACTTTTGACTACAGTAAAGACAGAAAGAAACTTAAAAAGCAGTTTAAGAAAAGGGAAACCCCGAGAATAGAGTG TCCTCAGATCCGAAATGCCTGGAGTGACAAAAAGTCTGTGGCAAGAAACTTGCGAGACATGGGTCTGGCATTTGACCCAAACCGCGCCCTCCCAATTAAGACACCAGCC ATTGCTGCTGTGGGGAGAACTGAAGATGCTCCCGCTCCCAAACTTGTAAGGAAGCCATATGTACTCAATG AGCTGGTGGCTGAGGCCAGTCTCCCAGAGAAAGACACAAAGACCTTATCCACAGACTTGATTGAGTATGTGCAGTACATGGTCAGGGAACACAGTGAGAACTACAAG GCTATGGCCAGAGATGAGAAGAACTATTACCAGGACACTCCCTCGCAGATCAGGAGGAAAGTGGACCAGTATAAACGCTGCCATCCAGAGGAATACACCACCTTCATGGAGTCTCTCAAAGGGGGGAAAGCAGTTTCCACATAA